In a single window of the Raphanus sativus cultivar WK10039 chromosome 9, ASM80110v3, whole genome shotgun sequence genome:
- the LOC108827695 gene encoding protein transport protein SEC31 encodes MEPPPPSLSSTVVVTAATSSTSPPHVPPSHPESLNSSPKSRTTDAWDDLPPPASGASSKLRLMCSYNGHILPRPHDKSLLCYMGGDTRIVVVDRTTSLSSLISRLSTTFLNGHRSFTLKYQLPNEDLDSLISVTTDEDLDNMIEEYDRTMGSSKPSRLRLFLFTAKPEATQSMGQIIESSAKSDDWFLDALNRGFSDSDSDVVNRLLGLDDTLALGAKDDNSKQQIQQPPPPQQQQVGQDVHNLPDSPMLDTSSSFGSTSSSPSLANLPPIRVHVEETSGVKGMNDQRLGIEEQLARFNVGSKIQDDGFAAISSPPPMPVTISLLAAPVNATDDERSDNGVPAGYKKPPTPRSQQQNLPTHQVKTNSGGHEMPSPDSFSSDSSMNNPVFHQSPVYQEPLSQMINPSHPNHNHNQNQDTGYILHPQQSQPQQQQFIHAAAPQYLHHHPSTGHPVQSYIQVYPSQQPYPFYYATAPVPPKPYNTPVTQSVSVTDSLPMMAPPPNSHLRNTPGGKPEAGVYATTTPQGMMGGAQIIQQIPISQQQFMGYSQIHHPPQSVSAGIPNYGYEYAENAPKQVYYTQHMDHAQYQTMTGPPPPAMVLPDGSAAAKLPAENMTQQIRSSQPL; translated from the exons atGGAACCACCGCCTCCTTCTCTCTCCTCCACCGTCGTCGTCACCGCAGCCACCTCTTCTACTTCTCCTCCTCACGTTCCACCATCTCACCCTGAGTCTCTAAACTCCTCCCCAAAATCCCGCACCACAGACGCCTGGGACGATCTCCCTCCTCCCGCTTCCGGCGCTTCCTCCAAACTCCGTCTCATGTGCAGTTACAACGGCCACATCCTTCCCCGCCCGCACGACAAGTCCCTCCTCTGCTACATGGGCGGCGACACTCGCATCGTCGTCGTGGACCGTACCACCTCCCTCTCTTCTCTCATCTCTCGTCTCTCCACCACCTTCCTCAACGGCCACCGCTCGTTCACCCTCAAGTACCAGCTACCAAACGAAGACCTCGACTCCTTGATCTCCGTAACCACCGACGAGGATCTCGATAACATGATCGAGGAGTACGACCGTACGATGGGCTCATCTAAACCCTCGCGTCTCCGTTTGTTTCTGTTCACGGCGAAGCCGGAAGCTACTCAATCGATGGGTCAGATTATAGAGAGTTCGGCTAAGAGTGATGATTGGTTCCTCGACGCTCTCAATAGAGGATTCTCAGATTCTGATTCCGACGTCGTCAATCGTTTACTTGGCTTAGACGATACTCTTGCTCTCGGCGCTAAAGATGACAATAGTAAACAACAGATTCAACAGCCTCCACCGCCGCAGCAGCAGCAAGTAGGCCAAGATGTGCACAACTTGCCGGACTCTCCGATGTTGGATACTTCTTCCTCTTTTGGATCAACTTCTTCCTCTCCCTCGCTCGCGAATCTACCTCCGATTCGTGTTCATGTAGAGGAAACTAGTGGGGTTAAGGGGATGAATGATCAGAGGCTCGGAATCGAAGAACAGTTGGCACGGTTCAACGTCGGGAGTAAGATTCAAGACGACGGATTTGCGGCGATCTCGTCACCGCCGCCTATGCCTGTGACAATCTCGCTTCTTGCTGCTCCGGTGAATGCTACCGACGACGAGAGATCTGATAACGGTGTGCCGGCTGGATACAAAAAGCCTCCGACTCCACGTTCACAGCAGCAGAATCTGCCGACTCATCAGGTGAAAACAAATAGCGGTGGACACGAGATGCCGTCACCTGATTCCTTTTCCAG TGATAGCAGCATGAACAACCCTGTGTTTCATCAAAGCCCTGTCTACCAAGAACCACTTTCTCAAATGATTAATCCCTCACATCCAAATCATAATCATAATCAGAATCAGGACACGGGCTACATCCTTCACCCTCAACAATCTCAGCCACAACAGCAACAGTTCATACACGCTGCTGCACCTCAATACCTTCATCACCATCCCTCTACTGGCCATCCTGTCCAAAGTTACATTCAGGTTTACCCTTCGCAGCAGCCTTACCCCTTTTATTATGCCACTGCTCCAGTCCCACCTAAGCCTTACAATACGCCTGTCACACAATCTGTTAGTGTGACTGATTCTCTACCCATGATGGCTCCGCCACCTAACAGCCATTTGAGAAATACTCCTGGTGGCAAACCTGAGGCTGGGGTTTACGCCACGACGACACCACAAGGTATGATGGGTGGTGCTCAGATTATTCAGCAGATACCTATAAGTCAGCAGCAGTTCATGGGGTATTCTCAGATTCATCACCCACCTCAGTCCGTTTCAGCTGGGATTCCCAACTATGGATATGAGTACGCTGAAAACGCGCCCAAACAGGTATACTACACACAACACATGGATCACGCACAGTACCAGACAATGACCGGGCCTCCTCCACCTGCCATGGTGTTGCCTGATGGCTCTGCTGCTGCTAAGCTTCCAGCTGAAAATATGACTCAACAGATCCGGAGTTCACAGCCATTGTGA
- the LOC130500238 gene encoding uncharacterized protein LOC130500238, which translates to MAAILTELITLGFLDEKEVSRICVLLGSPRDLCVPRNATVSAACNVNGWRLPNPRSDRALELHIHLTTVQPPSVSSDPDSYHWLVNGNKFQTFSSAITWEAIRPRENTKDWAKVIWYKGAVPKHAFNMWVANYDRLPTRVRLASWGMPIPTQCCLCSKFPEDRDHLLLTYEYSVVIWKWVLLRLRPTGRLFSNWQELLSWLKADSNQAPETLRRLVAHTTIYHL; encoded by the exons ATGGCTGCTATTCTCACAGAACTCATCACTTTGGGCTTCTTGGATGAAAAGGAAGTATCTAGGATCTGCGTGTTACTGGGCA GTCCTCGAGATCTTTGTGTACCTCGCAATGCAACAGTCTCAGCTGCCTGCAATGTAAATGGCTGGAGGCTCCCGAACCCAAGATCAGACCGTGCACTAGAGCTACATATTCACTTGACAACGGTCCAGCCTCCATCAGTCTCCTCTGATCCGGATTCGTATCATTGGCTAGTAAATGGGAATAAATTTCAAACGTTCTCTTCAGCGATCACTTGGGAGGCAATTAGACCTAGGGAAAACACAAAAGACTGGGCCAAGGTGATATGGTACAAAGGAGCTGTCCCAAAACATGCTTTCAACATGTGGGTTGCAAATTATGACAGGTTGCCTACAAGAGTCAGACTTGCTTCTTGGGGAATGCCAATACCAACTCAATGCTGTCTTTGCTCCAAATTTCCTGAAGATAGAGACCATCTACTCCTCACCTATGAGTATAGCGTTGTCATCTGGAAATGGGTCCTTCTCAGGCTTCGTCCTACGGGAAGGTTATTTTCTAACTGGCAGGAGCTTCTCTCATGGTTGAAGGCCGATAGCAATCAAGCTCCAGAAACGCTTCGTCGTCTCGTGGCTCACACAACGATATATCATCTgtga
- the LOC108827696 gene encoding 60S ribosomal protein L7-2 yields the protein MTESKIVVPESHLKKTKREEEWALAKKQTAEAAKKTNAANRKLIYKRAEQYAKEYAEKEKELISLKREAKLKGGFYVDPEAKLLFIIRIRGINAIDPKTKKILQLLRLRQIFNGVFLKVNKATMNMLRRVEPYVTYGFPNLKSVKELIYKRGYGKLNSQRVALTDNSIVEQGLGKHGIICTEDLIHEILTVGPHFKEANNFLWPFQLKAPLGGLKKKRNHYVEGGDAGNRENFINELIRRMN from the exons ATGACAGAATCAAAGATTGTAGTTCCGGAGTCTCACctgaagaagacgaagagagAGGAGGAGTGGGCTTTGGCGAAGAAGCAGACCGCTGAAGCTGCCAAGAAGACAAACGCAGCCAACAGGAAGCTTATCTACAAAAGGGCCGAGCAGTACGCCAAGGAGTACGCCGAGAAG GAGAAGGAGTTGATCTCGTTGAAACGTGAGGCTAAGCTCAAAGGAGGTTTCTATGTTGATCCTGAAGCTAAGCTCTTGTTCATCATCCGTATCCGTGG TATTAACGCCATTGACCCAAAGACTAAGAAGATTCTTCAGCTCTTGCGTTTGAGACAG ATATTTAACGGTGTCTTTCTCAAAGTCAACAAGGCTACAATGAACATGCTTCGTCGTGTTGAGCCCTATGTGACCTACGG GTTCCCTAACTTGAAGAGCGTCAAGGAATTGATCTACAAGAGAGGATACGGAAAGCTCAACTCCCAGAGGGTGGCTTTGACTGACAACTCTATCGTAGAGCAG GGTTTGGGTAAACATGGGATCATCTGCACTGAGGATTTGATCCACGAGATTCTAACAGTTGGACCTCATTTCAAGGAAGCTAACAACTTCCTGTGGCCGTTCCAGCTCAAGGCACCACTCGGTGgcctgaagaagaagaggaatcaCTACGTTGAAGGTGGTGATGCTGGTAACCGTGAGAACTTCATCAATGAGCTTATCAGGAGGATGAATTAG